The Geothrix sp. genome window below encodes:
- the typA gene encoding translational GTPase TypA has translation MTPLEKIRNLAIIAHVDHGKTTLVDALFKGAHMFRDNQRVQERAMDSNDQERERGITILAKTTSLHWGGYRFNIVDTPGHADFGGEVERVLSMVDSVLLVVDAFDGPMPQTKFVTRKALALGLRPIVVINKVDRPGARPVWSQDQVFDLLIELGATEEQLDFPCVFASAKMGYAMLDMNDASENLDPLFDTIVKHCPHPTGSPDAPLQMLVTLMDWSDFVGQIGIGRIVNGRIKVGETVALVKRDGSIQQHKVTQLYGFEGLSRIQQSEASAGEIVALAGIEDIRVGETIADAASPAALEYVDIDEPTITMMFMVNAGPFAGQDGKFIQSRRIRERLQKELQHNVALRVEDTDSPDSFKVSGRGELHLSVLIESMRREGFELCVSRPEVILHTNEQGEKLEPYEDVTIDIPEAYMGVTMEHMGNRKAEMQDMANEGGRLRLHFKIPSRGLIGFRNEFMTDTRGEGLIHSLFSHYGPHKGELVGRKNGVLISMETCEAVGFALMNLEERGVIFIQPGTKCYEGMIVGEHARENDLVVNVAKAKKLSNMRSSGSDEATRITPPREHTLEQALEYIEADELVEVTPNFIRMRKRVLDTNERKKSEKRSDA, from the coding sequence CATGGCAAGACCACCCTCGTCGATGCCCTGTTCAAGGGCGCCCACATGTTCCGCGACAACCAGCGCGTCCAGGAACGGGCCATGGACAGCAACGACCAGGAGCGCGAGCGCGGCATCACGATCCTGGCCAAGACGACCTCCCTGCACTGGGGCGGCTACCGCTTCAACATCGTGGACACCCCCGGCCACGCTGACTTCGGCGGCGAGGTGGAGCGCGTCCTGAGCATGGTGGATTCCGTGCTGCTGGTGGTGGACGCCTTCGACGGCCCCATGCCCCAGACCAAGTTCGTCACCCGCAAGGCCCTGGCCCTGGGGTTGCGGCCCATCGTGGTCATCAACAAGGTGGACCGCCCCGGCGCCCGCCCCGTGTGGTCCCAGGACCAGGTCTTCGACCTGCTCATCGAGCTGGGCGCCACCGAGGAGCAGCTGGATTTCCCCTGCGTCTTCGCCAGCGCCAAGATGGGCTACGCCATGCTGGACATGAACGACGCCAGCGAGAACCTGGATCCCCTCTTCGACACCATCGTCAAGCACTGCCCCCATCCCACGGGCAGCCCCGATGCGCCGCTGCAGATGCTCGTCACCCTCATGGACTGGAGCGACTTCGTCGGCCAGATCGGCATCGGCCGCATCGTGAACGGCCGCATCAAGGTGGGCGAGACCGTGGCCCTGGTGAAGCGGGACGGCAGCATCCAGCAGCACAAGGTCACCCAGCTCTACGGCTTCGAGGGCCTTTCCCGCATCCAGCAGTCGGAGGCGAGCGCCGGCGAGATCGTGGCCCTGGCCGGCATCGAGGACATCCGCGTGGGCGAGACCATCGCTGATGCCGCGAGCCCCGCGGCGCTGGAGTATGTGGACATCGACGAGCCCACCATCACCATGATGTTCATGGTGAATGCCGGGCCCTTCGCCGGCCAGGACGGCAAGTTCATCCAGAGCCGCCGCATCCGCGAGCGCCTCCAGAAGGAGCTGCAGCACAATGTGGCCCTGCGCGTGGAGGACACCGACAGCCCCGACTCCTTCAAGGTGAGCGGCCGCGGCGAGCTGCACCTCTCGGTGCTCATCGAGAGCATGCGCCGCGAGGGCTTCGAGCTGTGCGTGAGCCGCCCCGAAGTCATCCTGCACACCAACGAGCAGGGCGAGAAGCTCGAGCCCTACGAGGATGTCACCATCGACATTCCCGAGGCCTACATGGGCGTGACCATGGAGCACATGGGCAACCGCAAGGCCGAGATGCAGGACATGGCCAATGAGGGCGGGCGACTGCGTCTGCACTTCAAGATCCCCAGCCGCGGCCTCATCGGCTTCCGCAACGAGTTCATGACCGACACCCGCGGTGAAGGCCTCATCCACAGCCTCTTCAGCCACTACGGCCCCCACAAGGGCGAGCTGGTCGGCCGCAAGAACGGCGTGCTCATCAGCATGGAGACCTGCGAGGCCGTGGGCTTCGCCCTCATGAATCTGGAAGAGCGCGGCGTCATCTTCATCCAGCCCGGCACCAAGTGCTACGAAGGCATGATCGTGGGCGAGCACGCCCGGGAGAATGACCTGGTGGTGAATGTGGCCAAGGCCAAGAAGCTGTCCAACATGCGCTCCAGCGGCAGCGACGAAGCCACCCGCATCACCCCGCCGCGGGAGCACACCCTGGAGCAGGCCCTGGAATACATCGAGGCCGACGAGCTGGTGGAGGTGACCCCCAACTTCATCCGCATGCGCAAGCGCGTGCTGGACACCAACGAGCGGAAGAAATCCGAGAAGCGTTCCGACGCCTGA
- a CDS encoding S9 family peptidase: MPATAAPPTLQDFFRNPEKTGFSISPDGKHLAWVAPYQSRLNVFVRPLAGGGETRVTSETARDISGYFWKGDRILYVKDFGGDENFHVVSVDLAGKDLKDLTPGDKLRAEIVDDLENDDQHLLLSHNRRDARVFDVYRVDVKTGKETLVAQNPGNITGWVTDHAGRVRIATTTDGVNSSLLYREKEQDPFKPILTTNFKETLAPLFFTFDNKKLYVASNRGRDKAAIFEFDPATAKEGKLLFERPDVDVTGLSFSKKRKVLTEISYTTWKTQRHFLDAETKAVFDKVQAQLPGYDIVLGPYTKAEDKVIVSTTSDRTRGKRYLFEKATGKLTFLAEVAPWLKEADLTEMKPVSYASRDGLTIHGYLTLPKGKAAKNLPVVVNPHGGPWARDVWRFNPEVQFLASRGYAVFQMNFRGSTGYGRSFWEASFKQWGRSMQDDVTDGVQWLIKQGIADPKRVAIYGGSYGGYATLAGITYTPDLYAAAVDYVGVSNLFTFMTTIPPYWKPFLDMMYEMVGNPEKDKDLLKAASPVFHADRIKTPLFIAQGAKDPRVNKAESDQMVEALKKRGVEVEYLVKDNEGHGFRNEENRFAFYEAMERFLAKHLKP; this comes from the coding sequence ATGCCCGCCACGGCGGCGCCGCCCACCCTCCAGGATTTCTTCCGCAACCCCGAGAAGACGGGGTTCTCGATCTCGCCCGACGGCAAGCACCTGGCCTGGGTGGCGCCCTATCAGAGCCGCCTGAATGTCTTCGTGCGGCCCCTGGCCGGGGGGGGCGAGACCCGCGTCACCTCCGAAACCGCCCGGGACATCTCGGGCTACTTCTGGAAGGGCGACCGGATCCTCTATGTGAAAGACTTCGGTGGAGACGAGAACTTCCATGTGGTGAGCGTTGACCTGGCCGGGAAGGACCTGAAGGACCTGACCCCCGGGGACAAGCTCCGCGCCGAGATCGTGGATGACCTCGAGAACGACGACCAGCACCTGCTGCTCTCCCACAACCGCCGGGATGCCCGGGTCTTTGATGTCTACCGGGTGGATGTGAAGACGGGGAAGGAGACCCTCGTGGCCCAGAACCCCGGAAACATCACGGGCTGGGTGACCGATCACGCCGGACGGGTGCGGATCGCCACCACCACCGATGGCGTCAACAGCTCGCTGCTGTACCGGGAGAAGGAGCAGGACCCCTTCAAGCCGATCCTGACCACGAACTTCAAGGAGACGCTGGCGCCGCTCTTCTTCACCTTCGACAACAAGAAGCTCTATGTGGCCTCCAACCGGGGGCGCGACAAGGCGGCCATCTTCGAATTCGACCCAGCCACCGCCAAGGAGGGAAAGCTCCTCTTCGAGCGCCCCGATGTGGATGTCACCGGGTTGAGCTTTTCAAAGAAGCGGAAGGTCCTGACGGAGATCTCCTACACCACCTGGAAGACCCAGCGGCACTTCCTCGATGCCGAGACCAAGGCCGTGTTCGACAAGGTCCAGGCCCAGCTGCCGGGCTACGACATCGTGCTCGGACCCTACACCAAGGCCGAGGACAAGGTCATCGTCTCCACGACCAGCGACCGCACCCGGGGCAAGCGCTACCTGTTCGAGAAGGCGACGGGCAAGCTGACCTTCCTGGCGGAGGTGGCCCCCTGGCTCAAGGAAGCCGATCTCACCGAGATGAAGCCCGTCTCCTACGCCTCCCGCGACGGCCTCACGATCCACGGCTACCTGACCCTGCCCAAGGGCAAGGCGGCCAAGAACCTGCCCGTGGTCGTGAATCCCCACGGCGGCCCCTGGGCCCGCGATGTCTGGCGGTTCAACCCCGAGGTGCAGTTCCTGGCCAGCCGCGGCTACGCGGTATTCCAGATGAACTTCCGCGGCTCCACCGGGTACGGCCGGTCGTTCTGGGAAGCCAGCTTCAAGCAGTGGGGCCGCAGCATGCAGGATGATGTCACCGACGGCGTGCAGTGGCTCATCAAGCAGGGCATCGCCGATCCCAAGCGCGTGGCCATCTACGGCGGCAGCTACGGCGGATATGCCACCCTGGCGGGCATCACCTACACGCCGGACCTCTACGCCGCCGCCGTGGACTATGTGGGCGTCTCCAACCTCTTCACCTTCATGACCACCATCCCGCCCTACTGGAAGCCCTTCCTGGACATGATGTACGAGATGGTCGGAAATCCGGAGAAGGACAAGGACCTGCTGAAGGCCGCCAGCCCGGTGTTCCATGCCGACCGGATCAAGACCCCCCTCTTCATCGCCCAGGGGGCCAAGGATCCCCGCGTGAACAAGGCCGAAAGCGATCAGATGGTCGAGGCCCTGAAGAAGCGCGGCGTCGAGGTGGAGTATCTGGTGAAGGACAATGAGGGGCACGGGTTCCGCAACGAGGAGAACCGGTTCGCCTTCTATGAGGCCATGGAACGGTTCCTGGCCAAGCACCTGAAGCCCTAG
- a CDS encoding YdcF family protein, translating to MNTPYHAPPRASFRQKLGPGGAASLGLALLAGFGLLGLPVLFRLRQVLRGAHGEEPAASDAILVLGRKLEANALTPVFEARLAHAEGLWRQGFAPRIIVAGGTTGTALRSEAEAGRDWLLARGVPGTAILLEDRSQHTLENLFNVRAHLRSEGWRTLLLVTDPLHLTRAGATARGLDLEVRCTPAPDGPPFERGPRRWGRALLEAFLLHWYHTGMAYSRLIRSESQLKRVT from the coding sequence ATGAACACTCCCTACCACGCCCCGCCCCGCGCCAGCTTCCGCCAGAAGCTGGGACCGGGCGGGGCGGCTTCACTGGGGCTGGCCTTGCTTGCGGGGTTCGGCCTGCTGGGCCTGCCCGTGCTGTTCCGGCTGCGGCAGGTGCTCCGGGGGGCTCACGGCGAGGAACCCGCGGCCTCGGATGCGATCCTGGTGCTGGGCCGGAAGCTGGAAGCCAATGCGCTGACGCCGGTCTTCGAGGCGCGGCTGGCCCACGCCGAGGGGCTCTGGCGGCAGGGGTTCGCCCCGCGGATCATCGTGGCCGGAGGAACCACCGGAACGGCGCTGCGCAGCGAGGCCGAGGCCGGGCGGGACTGGCTGTTGGCCCGGGGCGTCCCCGGGACGGCGATCCTCCTGGAAGACCGCAGTCAGCACACCCTCGAAAACCTCTTCAATGTGCGGGCCCACCTGCGCAGCGAGGGGTGGCGGACCCTGCTGCTGGTCACGGACCCGCTGCACCTCACCCGGGCCGGGGCCACCGCCCGGGGGTTGGACCTGGAGGTGCGCTGCACTCCCGCCCCTGATGGCCCCCCGTTCGAGCGAGGTCCCCGCCGCTGGGGGCGGGCTCTCCTGGAGGCCTTCCTGTTGCACTGGTACCACACCGGCATGGCTTACAGCCGCCTGATCCGGAGTGAAAGCCAGTTGAAGCGCGTGACCTGA
- the rsmI gene encoding 16S rRNA (cytidine(1402)-2'-O)-methyltransferase, with amino-acid sequence MTGHLILVPTPIGNLGDLTDRAKEALAEADLVACEDTRRTGGLLKHLGIDKPMLRFDDHAGAAAFERLGLELMSGRTVAYCSDAGMPGINDPGFEIARAARAAGAKVTVLPGASAVLLAVVASGLPSHAFSFWGYLPNRSEPRRTLLKKLGAEEETVVVFETPHRIHETLSDLEALLADREIALGRELTKLHETWYRGTPAQVKAQLGREDRGEMVLVLAGADAKRLVTESEATFEGALPAWAEAYLAAAREGGMTLREAVKPLAKHLGVSASEIYRLAAEL; translated from the coding sequence ATGACCGGTCACCTCATTCTCGTTCCTACGCCCATCGGCAACCTCGGGGATCTCACGGATCGCGCCAAGGAGGCCCTGGCCGAGGCCGACCTGGTGGCCTGCGAGGATACGCGGCGCACCGGGGGCCTGCTCAAGCATCTCGGCATCGACAAGCCCATGCTGCGCTTCGACGACCACGCCGGCGCCGCCGCCTTCGAGCGGCTGGGGCTGGAGTTGATGTCGGGCCGCACGGTGGCCTACTGCAGCGATGCGGGCATGCCCGGCATCAACGATCCCGGCTTCGAGATCGCCCGGGCCGCCCGGGCCGCCGGGGCCAAGGTGACCGTGCTGCCCGGGGCCTCGGCCGTGCTGCTGGCGGTGGTGGCCTCAGGCCTGCCCAGCCACGCCTTCAGCTTCTGGGGCTACCTGCCCAACCGCAGCGAGCCCCGCCGCACCCTGCTGAAGAAGCTCGGCGCGGAGGAGGAGACCGTCGTGGTCTTCGAGACGCCCCACCGCATCCACGAGACCCTGTCGGATCTGGAGGCCCTGCTGGCGGACCGGGAGATCGCCCTGGGCCGGGAGCTGACCAAGCTCCACGAGACCTGGTATCGCGGGACACCCGCCCAGGTGAAGGCCCAACTCGGCCGCGAGGATCGCGGGGAGATGGTGCTGGTGCTGGCGGGGGCCGACGCGAAGCGCCTGGTCACCGAAAGCGAGGCCACCTTCGAGGGCGCGCTGCCGGCCTGGGCCGAGGCCTACCTCGCCGCCGCCCGGGAAGGCGGCATGACCCTCCGCGAGGCCGTGAAGCCCCTGGCCAAGCACCTGGGCGTGTCTGCTTCGGAGATCTACCGGCTGGCGGCGGAGCTCTGA
- a CDS encoding MFS transporter, translating to MPKDPATRLQWLVFALVSAVFTTVYIPQPVLPVLRQTFGVGEGAASMTVSAVVLGIAVANLPFGALADRLPIRPILLTGGLVVSIAGVASALAPTLPLLVAARFLQGLFVPALTTCLAAYLAREMPAERLNVVMGSYVSATVVGGLSGRLLGGFILPPAHWRWAFLVAAGLLLAATLAAHAGLPRERHDEIRGAETVRFRDVLFRHDLFRLYCVSAGAFFVFSSVFNYMPFYLHGAPFHWSTRAVTLLYLSYLVGVVAGPLAGRLSNRVGNGTAMVAGALTFGAGLVVTLVPRGWAMAAALGLICAGFFTLHASAAGALNRKLSAGRGRANAFYVLFYYLGGAAGITLSGQAYHLAGWHGVVALAAGVLMVPLSTGVVEMRLAQRDGSATRSSAARAR from the coding sequence ATGCCGAAGGACCCCGCCACCCGCCTCCAGTGGCTGGTGTTCGCGCTGGTCAGTGCGGTGTTCACCACGGTCTACATTCCTCAGCCGGTGCTGCCGGTGCTGCGGCAGACCTTTGGGGTGGGCGAGGGCGCGGCCTCGATGACGGTGTCGGCTGTGGTGCTGGGCATCGCCGTGGCGAACCTCCCCTTCGGGGCGCTGGCGGACCGGCTGCCCATCCGCCCCATCCTGCTCACGGGCGGCCTGGTGGTCTCGATCGCCGGGGTGGCTTCCGCGCTGGCGCCCACCCTGCCGCTGCTGGTGGCCGCGCGGTTCCTGCAGGGGCTCTTCGTGCCGGCCCTCACCACCTGCCTGGCCGCCTACCTGGCCCGGGAGATGCCCGCGGAACGGCTCAATGTGGTGATGGGTTCCTATGTGTCCGCCACGGTCGTCGGGGGGCTCTCCGGTCGCCTGTTGGGCGGGTTCATCCTGCCGCCGGCCCACTGGCGCTGGGCCTTCCTCGTCGCCGCGGGCCTGCTGCTGGCGGCCACCCTGGCGGCCCATGCCGGGCTGCCCAGAGAGCGCCACGACGAGATCCGCGGGGCCGAGACGGTGCGGTTCCGCGATGTGCTGTTCCGGCACGACCTGTTCCGCCTCTACTGCGTGAGCGCCGGGGCCTTCTTCGTGTTCTCGTCGGTCTTCAACTACATGCCGTTCTACCTCCACGGCGCGCCCTTCCACTGGTCCACCCGGGCGGTGACCCTGCTCTACCTCTCCTACCTCGTGGGCGTGGTGGCGGGGCCGCTGGCGGGGCGCCTCAGCAACCGCGTCGGCAATGGCACGGCCATGGTGGCGGGGGCGCTGACCTTCGGGGCGGGGCTCGTGGTCACCCTGGTTCCCCGGGGCTGGGCCATGGCCGCGGCCCTGGGCCTGATCTGCGCCGGCTTTTTCACCCTCCACGCCTCGGCGGCCGGGGCCCTGAACCGGAAGCTCAGCGCCGGGCGGGGCCGGGCCAATGCCTTCTATGTGCTCTTCTACTACCTGGGTGGCGCTGCGGGCATCACCCTCAGCGGCCAGGCCTACCACCTGGCGGGCTGGCACGGGGTGGTGGCCCTGGCGGCGGGCGTGCTGATGGTGCCCCTGAGCACCGGCGTGGTGGAGATGCGGCTGGCTCAGCGGGACGGTTCGGCCACCAGGTCTTCGGCGGCGCGGGCGAGGTAG
- the nuoE gene encoding NADH-quinone oxidoreductase subunit NuoE: MSDCCPCSTDNWPELERGFRAMLPEDILAFIDAHRHQEHSESLLIATLHQVQAHFGHLGPGHLEAVAQLMQIPLAKVTGVATFYHYFRLQPRGRYLINVCLGTACYVKGAEKVAQKLQDELGIRFGETSKDGIFSLESTRCVGTCGLAPVVMIGDEVHGPLTPSQVPGLLESYLARAAEDLVAEPSR, encoded by the coding sequence ATGAGCGACTGCTGCCCCTGCTCCACCGACAACTGGCCCGAGCTGGAACGCGGTTTCCGCGCCATGCTGCCCGAGGACATCCTCGCCTTCATCGATGCCCACCGGCACCAGGAGCACAGCGAGAGCCTGCTCATCGCCACGCTCCATCAGGTGCAGGCCCACTTCGGTCACCTGGGCCCCGGCCACCTCGAGGCCGTGGCTCAGCTCATGCAGATCCCCTTGGCGAAGGTCACGGGGGTCGCCACCTTCTACCACTACTTCCGGCTCCAGCCCCGCGGCAGGTACCTCATCAATGTCTGTCTCGGCACGGCCTGCTATGTGAAGGGCGCGGAGAAGGTGGCCCAGAAGCTCCAGGACGAGCTGGGCATCCGCTTCGGCGAAACCAGCAAGGACGGCATCTTCAGCCTCGAGAGCACCCGCTGCGTGGGCACCTGCGGCCTGGCGCCCGTGGTGATGATCGGCGACGAGGTCCACGGACCGCTCACGCCCAGCCAGGTGCCCGGTCTGCTGGAGAGCTACCTCGCCCGCGCCGCCGAAGACCTGGTGGCCGAACCGTCCCGCTGA
- a CDS encoding NADH-dependent [FeFe] hydrogenase, group A6, which produces MSQMISLKIDGEPILVPAGTTVMDAAETLGIHIPRLCYHPELSLEGNCRVCVVQVEGFDHCLASCATTAWEGMEVQTNSPVIREARRDIVELLLDNHPKDCQTCDRDGICELQNLAYRMGVRERHFEGRRKQFPIDDAGASVVRNAEKCILCGRCIRVCGEVQGVFNLSQHGRGFTTVVGPANLAPMDESACIQCGQCVSVCPTAAFLEQDHTERVWKALGFPRTDKHVVVTTAPAIRAALGEAFGLPMGTPVTGKMVTALRRMGFDAIFDVNFSADLTIMEEAHELLKRLEGGGPLPLLTSCSPGWVSFLEKFYPELIPHMSSCKSPMQMQSTLIKTYYAQQKGLDPKDIYVVSVMPCVAKKFEAARPEHVLDGNPTTDAVITTRELAQMIKSYGIDFTRLPDSDFDHPLGTSSGAGDIFGATGGVMEAALRTAAFKLTGKNLGNLELTEVRGVTGEIREASVTLAGKTLNVAVANGLQNAKVLLEAVKRGEKDYHLIEIMACPGGCICGGGQPYPPIGTYTLNHDLAHARAKALYSIDSAKILRCSHDNPDVQKLYADFLGEPLSHRAHELLHTHYTARTPRGIR; this is translated from the coding sequence ATGTCCCAGATGATCAGCCTCAAGATCGACGGCGAACCCATCCTCGTGCCGGCCGGCACCACGGTCATGGACGCGGCGGAAACACTCGGCATCCACATCCCCCGCCTCTGCTACCACCCGGAGCTCAGCCTCGAGGGCAACTGCCGGGTCTGCGTGGTGCAGGTGGAAGGCTTCGACCACTGCCTGGCCTCCTGCGCCACCACCGCCTGGGAGGGCATGGAGGTCCAGACCAACAGCCCCGTCATCCGCGAGGCCCGCCGCGACATCGTGGAACTGCTGCTGGACAACCACCCCAAGGACTGCCAGACCTGCGACCGCGATGGCATCTGCGAGCTGCAGAACCTGGCCTACCGCATGGGCGTGCGCGAGCGGCACTTCGAGGGCAGGCGCAAGCAATTCCCCATCGATGACGCGGGGGCGTCTGTGGTGCGCAATGCGGAGAAGTGCATCCTCTGCGGCCGCTGCATCCGGGTCTGCGGCGAGGTGCAGGGCGTGTTCAACCTCAGCCAGCACGGCCGCGGCTTCACCACCGTGGTGGGCCCCGCCAACCTGGCTCCCATGGACGAGAGCGCCTGCATCCAGTGCGGCCAGTGCGTGAGCGTGTGCCCCACCGCCGCCTTCCTCGAACAGGATCACACCGAGCGCGTCTGGAAGGCGCTTGGATTCCCCCGGACGGACAAGCATGTGGTGGTCACCACCGCCCCCGCGATCCGGGCCGCCCTCGGCGAAGCCTTCGGGCTGCCCATGGGCACGCCGGTCACCGGGAAGATGGTCACGGCCCTGCGCCGCATGGGCTTCGACGCCATCTTCGATGTCAACTTCAGCGCCGACCTCACCATCATGGAAGAGGCCCACGAGCTGCTGAAGCGCCTGGAGGGCGGCGGCCCCCTGCCCCTGCTCACCTCCTGCAGCCCCGGCTGGGTGAGCTTCCTGGAGAAGTTCTATCCCGAGCTGATCCCCCACATGTCGAGCTGCAAGAGCCCGATGCAGATGCAGTCCACCCTCATCAAGACCTACTACGCACAGCAGAAGGGGTTGGATCCCAAGGACATCTATGTGGTGTCCGTCATGCCCTGCGTGGCCAAGAAGTTCGAAGCCGCCCGCCCCGAGCATGTCCTCGATGGAAATCCCACCACGGACGCGGTCATCACCACCCGCGAGCTGGCGCAGATGATCAAGTCCTACGGCATCGACTTCACCCGCCTGCCCGACAGCGACTTCGACCACCCCCTGGGGACCTCGTCGGGAGCTGGCGATATCTTCGGCGCCACCGGCGGCGTGATGGAGGCGGCGCTCCGCACGGCGGCCTTCAAGCTGACCGGGAAGAACCTCGGCAACCTGGAATTGACCGAAGTCCGCGGCGTCACCGGCGAGATCCGGGAAGCCTCCGTGACCCTGGCCGGGAAGACCCTGAATGTGGCCGTGGCCAACGGCCTCCAGAACGCCAAGGTCCTCCTGGAGGCGGTGAAGCGCGGCGAGAAGGACTATCACCTCATCGAGATCATGGCCTGTCCCGGCGGCTGCATCTGCGGGGGCGGCCAGCCCTACCCGCCCATCGGCACCTACACCCTGAACCACGACCTGGCCCACGCCCGCGCCAAGGCCCTCTACAGCATCGATTCCGCCAAGATCCTGCGCTGCAGCCACGACAACCCCGATGTGCAGAAGCTCTACGCCGACTTCCTCGGCGAGCCCCTGAGCCATCGGGCCCATGAGCTGCTCCACACCCACTACACCGCCCGCACGCCCCGGGGGATCCGATGA
- a CDS encoding NADH-ubiquinone oxidoreductase-F iron-sulfur binding region domain-containing protein: MPLPVSDFYRSLADRAVRTLADRDLENQIIIQVGSATCEHAAGSQAVAEEFIRHIRASGRKDIVIHRTGCTGRCSREPILGVRLPGQLPVKYERVNRDLVHRIFTEHIQGGVPVMKHVLDHSGEVLPEREFLFCEGDRCQKGGVDLRARFLDLLAEHGVEPHRVGVATTSCFGACGLAGGPAATYLLARPEKILYRVTSEADLLDILQEHVLQGRVVARLRMQEEPIALEFLERYGDVAFFNRQSRIALRNAGVVDPESLDEYLGFDGFKALATVLERREPDWVISELTKARLRGRGGGGFLTATKWTLARKQADATRFIICNGDEGDPGAFMDRSMLESDPFNIVEGMIIGGFAIGAQKGFFYIRAEYPLAIKRIEQAIGACRAQGLLGRDIMGSGFDFDLEIRLGAGAFVCGEETALIRSIEGERGQPKVRPPYPTDRGLWGHPTVINNVETFANISAILRYGGDWYSRIGTEKSGGTKVFALAGKVRHTGLVEVPLGTTLSRVVNDIGGGVSGGKQLKAIQTGGPAGGFIPAAMQGMEVDFEPLQKAGSIMGSGGMIVLSEDDCMVDIAKFYMAFSQEESCGKCTPCREGTTRILEILERITLGKGELADLDKLERLSRLCQRTSLCGLGRAAPNPVLSSLKHFRDEFLAHIQDKHCPAKKCVALIRYEINPEKCIGCTICDRNCPVECISGSRKEAHVIDQAACIKCGNCFDVCKFAAIDRV, translated from the coding sequence ATGCCTCTTCCCGTGAGCGACTTCTACCGGTCCCTGGCGGACCGTGCCGTCCGGACCCTGGCCGACAGGGACCTGGAGAACCAGATCATCATCCAGGTGGGATCCGCCACCTGCGAGCACGCGGCGGGATCGCAGGCCGTGGCCGAGGAGTTCATCCGGCACATCCGGGCCTCCGGGCGGAAGGACATCGTCATCCACCGCACCGGCTGCACGGGCCGCTGCTCGCGCGAGCCCATCCTCGGCGTGCGCCTGCCCGGTCAGCTGCCCGTCAAGTACGAGCGCGTCAACCGCGACCTGGTCCACCGCATCTTCACCGAGCACATCCAGGGCGGCGTCCCGGTGATGAAGCATGTCCTGGATCACAGTGGCGAGGTGCTGCCCGAGCGCGAGTTCCTGTTCTGTGAAGGGGATCGCTGCCAGAAGGGCGGCGTGGACCTCCGCGCCCGGTTCCTGGACCTGCTCGCAGAGCATGGCGTCGAACCCCACCGCGTGGGCGTGGCGACCACCAGCTGCTTCGGGGCCTGCGGCCTCGCCGGCGGTCCCGCCGCCACCTACCTCCTGGCCCGCCCCGAGAAGATCCTCTATCGCGTGACTTCCGAGGCGGACCTCCTGGACATCCTCCAGGAGCATGTGCTCCAAGGCCGGGTGGTCGCCCGCCTGCGAATGCAGGAAGAGCCCATCGCCCTGGAGTTCCTGGAACGCTACGGAGATGTGGCGTTCTTCAACCGCCAGAGCCGCATCGCCTTGCGGAACGCCGGCGTCGTCGATCCCGAGAGCCTCGACGAATACCTCGGCTTCGATGGCTTCAAAGCCCTGGCCACCGTCCTGGAACGCCGCGAACCCGACTGGGTGATCTCCGAACTCACCAAGGCCCGGCTCCGGGGCCGCGGCGGCGGCGGTTTCCTCACGGCCACCAAGTGGACGCTCGCCCGCAAGCAGGCCGACGCCACCCGTTTCATCATCTGCAACGGCGACGAGGGCGACCCGGGCGCCTTCATGGACCGCTCCATGCTCGAGAGCGATCCCTTCAACATCGTCGAGGGCATGATCATCGGCGGCTTCGCCATCGGCGCGCAGAAGGGGTTCTTCTACATCCGGGCCGAGTACCCGCTGGCCATCAAGCGCATCGAGCAGGCCATCGGCGCCTGCCGCGCCCAGGGGCTGCTCGGCCGGGACATCATGGGCTCCGGTTTCGACTTCGACCTGGAGATCCGGCTGGGCGCGGGTGCCTTCGTCTGCGGCGAGGAGACGGCCCTCATCCGCTCCATCGAAGGTGAGCGAGGCCAGCCGAAGGTTCGTCCACCCTATCCCACGGATCGCGGCCTGTGGGGCCACCCCACGGTGATCAACAATGTGGAGACCTTCGCCAATATCTCCGCCATCCTGCGCTACGGCGGCGACTGGTATTCCCGCATCGGCACCGAGAAGAGCGGCGGGACCAAGGTCTTCGCCCTGGCGGGCAAGGTGCGCCACACGGGTCTGGTGGAGGTTCCGCTGGGCACCACGCTCTCCCGGGTCGTGAACGACATCGGCGGCGGCGTCTCCGGCGGCAAGCAGCTCAAGGCCATCCAGACCGGCGGCCCCGCGGGCGGCTTCATCCCCGCGGCCATGCAGGGCATGGAGGTCGACTTCGAGCCGCTGCAGAAGGCCGGCTCCATCATGGGTTCCGGCGGCATGATCGTCCTGAGCGAGGACGACTGCATGGTCGACATCGCGAAGTTCTACATGGCCTTCAGCCAGGAGGAGAGCTGCGGGAAGTGCACGCCCTGCCGGGAGGGCACCACGCGCATCCTCGAGATCCTGGAGCGCATCACCCTGGGCAAAGGAGAACTGGCCGACCTGGACAAGCTCGAGCGCCTGTCCCGCCTCTGCCAGCGCACCAGCCTCTGCGGGCTGGGCCGCGCGGCACCGAACCCCGTGCTCTCCAGCCTCAAGCACTTCCGGGACGAGTTCCTGGCCCACATCCAGGACAAGCACTGCCCCGCGAAGAAGTGCGTGGCCCTGATCCGCTACGAGATCAATCCGGAGAAGTGCATCGGCTGCACCATCTGCGACCGCAACTGCCCCGTGGAGTGCATCTCGGGCTCCCGCAAGGAGGCCCATGTGATCGACCAGGCCGCCTGCATCAAGTGCGGCAATTGCTTCGATGTCTGCAAGTTCGCCGCCATTGACAGGGTGTAG